CGAGGCCGGATCAGGAGACAAGGAGACAATGCCACTGAAAAGACAAGGGATGGTGCCGTCGCAGGTCTCAAGAGCAAGGGGACACCAGGCCACAGGAGCCACACCAGAAGGCCGCAGGGTCaggaggctggggggaggggaacaggCACAAGAGCCTGTGTAGTGGCTTCCAGTGGATGCAGGGGCCAGCGGGCTCAGGACCGGCTGGTGCACATAACTGCAGTGTCTCCGGGCAGGGGGGCTGCCCTGGTTGGCTGGTACCTAGCTGGGTGTGCTCACAGGCGTCTGTTAACTCTCTGGGACCTGACTAGCCCTCggggagtgggggtgagggtgagggcagTCCCTCCAGGGTCAGCGGGGCCCAGATGTCAAAGcatgaaaatacaaaaagagtcACGTTCAACACGCCTGTCCCAGCcacgggcctcagtttccccatccgtGAAGGGAGGGTCTTGAGTGGCCCTCCTAGGTTCGGCAAAACCCTGGCCCCCACTCTAGGCCCGGTTCCCTGCTCCTGAATCGCAAGGCCAGCCATTCCCCCACCATGTCCGCGGGGCCCCAAGGCGCCCGGATGACGGTGCGCTGTGCAGATGGCACAGGAAGCTCTGGGTAGCAACAACAGAGTGTTGCCTGCCAAAGGGAAGGGCAGGGGTAATTGAGGCAAAGCACAGCCTGCCCAGGCCCCGGAGAACAGGCTGAGGCCCCAGAGAACAGAGCCGAGGCCCCAGAGAACAGGAGAACAGGGCTGAGGCCCCGGAGAACAGGGCTGAGATCCCGGAGAACAGGGCCGAGGCCCCGGAGAACAGGGCCGAGGTCCCGGAGAACAGGGCCGAGGCCCCGGAGAACAGGGCCCAGGCCCCGGAGAACAGGGCCGAGGTCCCGGAGAACAGGCCAAGATCCCGGAGAACAGGCCGAGGCCCCGGAGAACAGGGCCCAGGCCCCGGAGAACAGGGCTGAGGCCCCGGACCCAGAGAACAGGGCCGAGATCCCGGAGAACAGGGCTGAGGTCCCGGAGAACAGGGCCGAGGCCCCGGAGAACAGGGCCGAGGTCCCGGAGAACAGGGCCGAGGCCCCGGAGAACAGGGCCCAGGCCCCGGAGAACAGGGCCGAGGTCCCGGAGAACAGGCCAAGATCCCGGAGAACAGGCCGAGGCCCCGGAGAACAGGGCCCAGGCCCCGGAGAACAGGGCTGAGGCCCCGGACCCAGAGAACAGGGCCGAGATCCCGGAGAACAGGGCTGAGGTCCCGGAGAACAGGCCGAGATCCCGGAGAACAGGCCAAGGCCCCGGAGAACAGGCCGAGGCCCCGGAGAACAGGGCCCAGGCCCCGGAGAACAGGGCCGAGATCCTGGAGAACAGGGCTGAGGCCCCGGAGAACAGGGCTGAGGCCCTGGAGAACAGGGCTGAGATCCCGGAGAACAGAGCTGAGACCCCGGAGAACAGGGCTGAGGTCCCGGAGAACAGGGCTGAAACCCCGGAGAACAGAGCTGAGGCCCCGGAGAACAGGGCCGAGGCCCCGGAGAACAGGGCTGAGGCCCTGGACCCGGAGAACAGGGCCGAGATCCCGGAGAACAGGGCCGAGGTCCCGGAGAACAGGGCTGAGATCCCGGAGAACAGGGCCGAGGCCCCGGAGAACAGGGCTGAGATCCCGGAGAACAGGGCTGAGGTCCCGGAGAACAGGGCTGAGGCCCTGAACCCGGAGAACAGGGCTGAGGTCCCGGAGAACAGGGCTGAGGCCCCGGAGAACAGGGCTGAGGTCCCGGAGAACAGGGCTGAGGTCCCGGAGAACAGGGCTGAGATCCCGGAGAACAGGGCTGAGGTCCCGGAGAACAGGGCTGAGGTCCCGGAGAACAGGGCTGAGGCCCTGAACCCGGAGAACAGAGCTGAGGACCCGGAGAACAGGGCCGAGATCCCGGACCCGGAGAACAGGGCTAAGGCCCCGGAGAACAGGGCTGAGGCCCTGAACCCGGAGAACAGGGCTGAGGTCCCGGAGAACAGGGCCGAGATCCCGGACCCGGAGAACAGGGCTGAGGCCCCAGAGAACAGGGCCGAGAACCCGGACCCGGAGAACAGGGCTGAGGTCCCGGAGAACAGGGCCGAGAACCCGGACCCGGAGAACAGGGCTGAGGCCCCGTGTGCCGGCACAAGGCGGCAACCAGGAGCTCGGAGCCTGCCGAGATCCGAGGCCGAGGGACAGGCGGTGACTCACGGTGAAGGTCACACAGCCCAGAACCCTTCTGGAGATAAACACGCTTTCATAAACACAGGAACACTCTGAGTTCCTGTCAAACAAGGGCTGCGAGACAGACCGCACGCCCCAGGGGTAGAGgggccgcggggggggggggcggcactCACCCCCCCCAGCCCGTCAGGACGGCAGCCAGCGCCCCCTGCTCTTGTCACCACTGTGGCCTAGCTTGTTTGTATCCAAGGCTTGGCAGGTGGCGTGGGAGGGACCTGCAGGGCCTCCCCGTGTCTGCCCAGAGGGGAGGGACCCACAGGCTGTGCCGATCCTGCCCCACCGGCCACCCCAGGAAGCACTGGGCCTAACTGGCCACAGCTGGAGCACGGCTGAGCCCCGGTGCCTGTCCTGGGTCTGCTCTTCCCGTCCCTGCGCCTGACGCGGGGGCACTGTGGGCCTCCTCTGCAGACGGGAAGGCAGAGGCTCGGGGGGCACAAAGTGGCCTCCCAGTCAGGAGCAGCTCAGACTCCAGGTCCAGCCCCTGCCCACACAGACGTGGCCTGCACCAGGCAAGAACAAGGGCCGTTCCTCTGAGCAGGGCGACAGGGCCAGGGGTCCTACAGCTGCATGGGCAGGGGTTCCTGTGAGTCATTCTGGCTGCAGAACCAGGGAGAACAGAGGAGCCTGAGGCTCAGCATCGGCAAGAGACGGTTTATTGTCAGAAGACAGGCCCCTGCGGAGAGCGGGGCCCCAGGCTGAAGCCCCGCCTCAGGGACAGGAGGCGGGGTCAGCTAGGCTCCACCTTGCTGGGGTGGGTGGGATCCTGGTCCTCTCCCCCTTCCGAAGCAGCAGGTTTGGGGGCCCCAGCAGCCTCTAAAACCAGCTCCAGGGCCCCGTCGCCAGCCACTCGGCgcacctcctcccctctggccgCCAGGATCTCTTCAATGttcctgagagagaggaaggtgccaTGATAGCCTGGGCCCCTCACCAGTCCTGCACCTTGATCCCTCGAGGGCACCCAAGGCCAGGCTTGAGCCAGAAACATGGGTCCCAGCGCTGGGATGGCATCAGGGCCACTGCATTCTGCCCTCCTGGAGCCTTCTccacgcccccacccccacccccagaggcaGCCTCTGTTAGTGCCCTATTCCCAGGGAAGAATGCTCACTCAGAAGCCCAACGGAACTGTCCAGGGCCACCTGGCCGCAAGGCTCCTGACCATCCCCCTCCCTCACTGCTCTCTACAGAGGGGTGAGGTCAACTCTGTAGGCCCAGAGTCCTGTCCACAACACCTCATGCTCACCCCCACGTCTGGCATGGTCAACCCGGCAGCACTGACAGAGGACAAGAGAGTGAGTCACTAGGATCTTTTCCCCACAGCAGGCACTCAAGAAATGTTTGTAGGATGAATGAAAAATgcatgaccaggaggtggcgcagtggagagtgcctcggcctgggacacagaggacccaggtttgaaacctcaaggtcgccggcttgagcatggggttgccagcttgagcgtgggatcatagatatgactccatggtcactggcttgagctaaaaggtcgctgacttgagcaaggggtcactcggtctgctgtagctccactgcccccccatcaaggcacatatgagaaaggaatcaatgaacaactaaggtgtcacaacaaagaattgatgcttctcatctctctcctttcctgtctgtccctgtttctttccctcttaaaaaaaaaaaaaaaccccacaaaatgacTCTTTTTAAAGTCACTGCTTTAAGAGTCAACATAGTCTAACCCTTCAGTTTAGGGGAGGCCTGTGGGCCCGACCAGTAAGGGGGCACTGCCTGCTGTCAGTGAGGGTAGTCAggcagtgcagcaggggctggtcCGGGGCAGACTGAGTAAATTAAAACGTGCCCCATGCCTGGGGCATATTTATACAAGTTATGCGTGGTTTATCTAAAATTCAACTATAACTGCTCTCCCAGTACGAATAGGGCTGGAGAAGGGGGCTGTGTAAACCTCATTAGGGGGAGGCTCCCCACCTGGGACTCGGTCCCGGCAACCCTGCGCAGGTGAGGGAAGGCCTCACCTCTTCCCATCCAAGTCGGAGAACCAGCCCAGGTTGTCCGCAATGATGTGGTGGTTCCGGCAGCCAGGGCAGGTCACAATGACCACACCCTGGTGATAAGCCAGCTTGGAGATTTGTTTGGAGGACCGGGTCCCACAGACCTGATAGAGACACAGGGAGACAGAGCGCAGGTGAGGCCACAGGCCTGGCCCCATCTCTCCAGAAAGGCCCCTCCCATTGTGAGGATTAGCTCCACCCCAGGGCAGGGCCAGCCTTCTTCCCAAGGACTTGCTCTCGGGAGGGATAAAACCCCTCTTCCCTACGAACCTGCCCCAACCCCTAAACTTTAGGATAGCCCCGCTTGTCTGCCAGAAGGCCCCGCCCCTAAGCGatagcccctcccctcccccagaagGACCTGCCCCCTAGGAGATAGCCCCACCCTCTAAAATTCCCCAGAAGCCCCGCCCTTTGCGAGAAGGCCACGCCCCCAAGGGGACCACTCCACGTGTCCCCGCCCCACACCACCTCTGCGGGATAGCGCAGTCCAGGTGCAGGTGCGGGCGCGGGCCTGACCCCGGCCCCGCAGCGCGCCCACCTTGCAGGTGTAGACGAGCTGATAGTGCGCCGCCCTGGGCCCAGGCTCAGAGCTCAAGCGCCGCCCGCTGCAGTCCCGGGCCCGTCTTTTCCCCGCGACCTCCGGGCGGGCTCTGCATGCCCACAGCCGCCTCAGGTCGGGCCGCGCGCCGCTCACCAGCGTCGACACGCGGCACAACGCCGCTCTCCACATCCCTTCCGCGGACCCTAACTGCCCCTCCCTGCTCTCGCCCGGCGGCGTTCACATTGCGGTGCCGCCATCTTGGAAGCGGGCAACGGCGGAAGTGATCCTCCGCGGCCCCCGTAGCGGGCGCGCTGGGGCGCGCTTTGCTGCCCCCTGGCGGCGGGCGGTGCGCGCGCACCGTGGGACGCGGGGTTGGAAGGTGCGCGCGCGCGCGAGGAAAGCCATCATCGGACCCGGCGCTCGTTTATTTATTAGGCTCTGCATTTCTAACGCTGCGTAGGCGTCTGCGTTACATAAAAAGGTGGAACACGACGATGATCGACACAGCGCGTGTGCCGATAGGTGGAAACGGCGGCCGAGGAGGCAGCCGGTCTGGGGCCGGCCCGCCTTCTGCACGCCGGGCCGCTACGAGCCCTCTGTGTCCGTGTTGTCGCTGCCCGTGGTGTTCTCCCAGTCCACCTCCCCCTGTCTCGAGCCGTGCTGCATCTTCCGGAGCGCCCGCTTCCTGCAGGAGAGCCGAGGACGCAGGTGTCCGCGGGGGCCGCCCGCCCGCACCTACCCCCACCCTCGCCCGGCGCCCACGCGGGCCCACCTGCGGTAGTTCTCAAAGCTCTCTTTGAGGCGCCGCCGCTCCTTCTCCGGGGGCTCCCCGCCGCTCAGACCTGTGCCCTGCAGCAGGGGGCAGGGTCAGCCTCTGGCTCGAGCTTGCGTGGGTCCCGGGGCAGGGGCGGGACCGTGCGGGGAAGCGGGGTGTGGCTCCCTCCTTCCAGATGACAAGACAGGCCCAGCGTGCAGCCAGCGTGGGCAGGGCCCCAAGCCAGGCTGTTCCTTGCTCTGCAGGACCGACTCCCGGCAGTGGGGGGTTAGCTGTTAACGCTGCGGTGACTGCCACTGCACAGGCACTGCCCTGGCCTGGCCACCCCTCTACCCACTGCTTTGTGCAAGGGAGGGGGATCAGCTTCATGTTCCAAACGCTGCACCCTAGGAGCCTGCGGGCTGAGACCCTTGTGATCACTCCCCCCCCAAGCGTCCAGACGGAGGAATTACTCTTCCCCACACCAGGAGCACCCCACGGCTGGCTTACATTGGGGGTCAGTAAAAGCCGCTCCTTCTGCAGAGCCTCGAAGGGCTGCTCTGGGCTCTCTTCGTCAGCTGGGCCACCTGGAAAGGGACGTTGTTGTGCCTGTGGGTTCTGCCCGCCCACCAGGACCAAGCGAGGCAAGGCCAACacccccctcc
The DNA window shown above is from Saccopteryx bilineata isolate mSacBil1 chromosome 2, mSacBil1_pri_phased_curated, whole genome shotgun sequence and carries:
- the DNLZ gene encoding DNL-type zinc finger protein, which translates into the protein MWRAALCRVSTLVSGARPDLRRLWACRARPEVAGKRRARDCSGRRLSSEPGPRAAHYQLVYTCKVCGTRSSKQISKLAYHQGVVIVTCPGCRNHHIIADNLGWFSDLDGKRNIEEILAARGEEVRRVAGDGALELVLEAAGAPKPAASEGGEDQDPTHPSKVEPS